TGGTCCGCAAGGCGATTTGATATGACAATGAATAGAACTGTCGAGACAGATATCCCTGAGACGTTCATCAAGGAGATAGGAAAATCGCAGGCTGCTATCGGCGAGAGAATTGATGCCAACCCTGCAAATGTAGAGAAGGGAATGGCAAAACTCGTCCTGACAGTCGTAGAGTTGATCAGAAAGCTAATGGAAAAACAGGCAATGAGAAGGGTAGAGGGAGGCACTCTCACCGATGAGGAGATAGAAAGAATTGGCGAGACTTTGATGAAATTAGAAGACAAAATGCAAGAGCTGAAAGAGGTATTTGGCCTTAAAGACGAAGAGCTCAATCTCAATCTAGGACCACTGGGAGATCTGATATAGGTGGACAGGATGCGTGAAGTAGTAGAGCCCGTGATAGGCTGCATTACATTTCGAGAACAAGAACGAATATTAAGGGATATTACGGACAGAATCAACCTGGCCGG
The genomic region above belongs to Candidatus Zixiibacteriota bacterium and contains:
- a CDS encoding gas vesicle protein K; protein product: MTMNRTVETDIPETFIKEIGKSQAAIGERIDANPANVEKGMAKLVLTVVELIRKLMEKQAMRRVEGGTLTDEEIERIGETLMKLEDKMQELKEVFGLKDEELNLNLGPLGDLI